In the genome of Coregonus clupeaformis isolate EN_2021a chromosome 11, ASM2061545v1, whole genome shotgun sequence, one region contains:
- the LOC121577464 gene encoding neuritin-like protein, protein MPDEPGRQLPGLYAEGKIPHGEPHPRSRVKNRGMATPAVGLMLRPDRGPLKRRPYLPPGVATANDVGLDDGTAASCSCSGNRGVVGPCPSSAASTRRCHSIYKGFAQCLMALGDSLTESAQKDEDTQEIHTICKSWDEFHDCANVAMAGCPDEAAAVWESLRQESKKMQFSGNLYDMCSSRNQPAATADALSPPNQEEINQESLKAHTHRPGPTSFWLLPLCLSLLLLLPRI, encoded by the exons atgCCCGACGAACCGGGGAGACAGCTTCCTGGACTCTACGCGGAGGGGAAGATCCCGCATGGAGAGCCACACCCTCGGTCCCGGGTGAAAAACCGGGGCATGGCGACAcctgcggttggcctgatgttgagacctgaccgaggcccGCTTAAGCGCCGCCCTTACCTACCTCCAGGTGTGGCGACAGCAAATGATGTGGGCCTGGACGACGGGACCGCCGCCTCCTGCTCTTGCTCGGGGAATAGGGGTG TCGTCGGCCCCTGTCCCAGCTCTGCTGCCTCCACCAGGAGGTGTCACTCCATCTATAAGGGCTTCGCTCAGTGTCTGATGGCTCTGGGGGACAGCCTGACTGAGAGTGCCCAGAAGGATGAGGATACACAGGAGATACACACCATCTGCAA GTCCTGGGATGAGTTTCATGACTGTGCAAACGTGGCGATGGCGGGCTGTCCTGATGAGGCTGCTGCAGTCTGGGAGTCTCTGCGACAGGAGTCCAAAAAGATGCAGTTTTCTGGTAACCTGTATGACATGTGCTCCAGTCGTAACCAACCAGCTGCCACCGCTGATGCCCTGAGCCCACCCAACCAGGAAGAGATTAACCAGGAGTCTCTAAAAGCACACACCCATCGTCCAGGTCCCACCTCTTTCTGGTTGCTCCCCTTATGTCTGTCCCTTCTGCTGCTGTTGCCCAGGATATAG